Proteins encoded together in one Juglans regia cultivar Chandler chromosome 9, Walnut 2.0, whole genome shotgun sequence window:
- the LOC108997361 gene encoding uncharacterized protein LOC108997361, whose protein sequence is MARYKPKVSNDQGQDLCRCTSFQREHINGQKATVSYSEDHTPPERLHLHWKPPPPGVLKLNTDETIFSDLHKDGVGVILRDSAGKVVIAASKLELEMEEPEAVELLVVFRGMQLCSTMGISHIEIESDCLLLVQSLQQNNMLNSMLGNIFTEVQRLSSCFTSCSFTHVYREGNGAAHQLTRNA, encoded by the exons ATGGCGAGGTACAAGCCTAAGGTGAGCAACGATCAAGGACAAGACCTATGTAGATGTACGAGCTTTCAAAGAGAACACATAAATGGTCAGAAGGCAACAGTTTCATATTCAGAGGACCATACTCCACCTGAAAGGTTACATCTGCA TTGGAAGCCTCCTCCTCCTGGGGTACTTAAGCTCAACACTGATGAAACTATATTTTCAGATCTTCATAAGGACGGGGTTGGTGTTATTTTACGGGACTCAGCTGGGAAAGTCGTTATTGCTGCTTCTAAACTTGAATTAGAGATGGAGGAACCAGAAGCAGTTGAGTTACTTGTTGTTTTTAGAGGAATGCAATTGTGTTCCACTATGGGAATTTCGCATATAGAGATAGAGAGTGACTGTTTGCTGTTAGTACAATCTTTGCAGCAAAATAATATGTTGAATTCCATGCTTGGTAATATATTTACTGAAGTGCAGAGATTGAGCAGTTGCTTCACAAGTTGTTCTTTTACTCATGTGTATAGAGAGGGCAATGGGGCAGCTCATCAGCTTACTAGAAATGCTTAG